The Neurospora crassa OR74A linkage group V, whole genome shotgun sequence sequence TCCGAAACCCTACCCCCCCAGATATCCGAATtcatccaccaccaagtTAGCGGCAAGCGCCTTGGATCATAGTAGTTGCGACGCACCCAACGCTTCTCACCGCCCGCCCCTGAACCGAGTTGCGATGTGAATACGAGCCCTACCGTAATGCACGCATACTGAACAGCAGCTAGGCCAAATCACCACCAAGGAGCTCGGTACCGTCATGCGCTCGTTGGGCCAGAACCCCTCCGAGTCTGAGCTTCAGGACATGATCAACGAGGTCGATGCCGACAACAACGGCACCATTGACTTCCCTGGTATGATATAAACATTTCGGACTATGGACCTGCCAGCTCGCCGCTGACAATAGCCTATAGAGTTCCTTACCATGATGGCCAGAAAGATGAAGGATACCGActccgaggaggagatccGTGAGGCCTTCAAGGTGTTCGATCGCGACAACAACGGCTTCATCTCCGCTGCCGAGCTCCGTCACGTCATGACCTCCATCGGCGAGAAGCTCACTGATGACGAGGTTGATGAGATGATCCGTGAGGCCGACCAGGACGGCGATGGGCGTATCGACTGTACGTCTTCAATTCATGCGACTCAGCCTGGGTATAGCTTACTAACACCTTGTTTCCAAACAGACAACGAGTTCGTCCAGCTCATGATGCAGAAGTAAACGGCTTTCTCCTATATTCCAACTCTACACGAAGACAGGTTTTAGCGTTCTCTTTGAATACCACTATTAGTTGATATGCCTCCATTCGGATGTGAAGGGATCGCTTTGTTTCCCACGCTTGGTATGTTATGCAAGGATCACCTGTGTTCTCGTGGTTGCGCGTTATGCTGGACTGTTACCTCTCCTCCTGCCTCAAACCACCGAGTTCGGGAAGCAATGGGGTGAAGTTGACATGGATTGACGCTAGCACCTCAAGTTTCTCTCCGTTTGACTTTGTGTCCGTGGCGGTTCGTCTCCAAAGCAGTTATCAATCAAATCTTACTCCGCCTTTGCTAGTGAGGAGCCATTACCCACGGTGTTGTctcccaagtggaagctgtaCCACATGAGCAAAGGAGCACTTCCGTCCGGAGGTTCAGATGAAACCCTACTGTTTGCTACATAAACTTTTCAAATGCACAGCTGCTGAGTTCACGTCATCAGGGACCACCAGCAAGACCGGAGACCTGTCAACGAGTGGGGATGACCTGCAGGATGATTGTGGCAGTGTTGCCTAGCGACATCAACCATCAAGCCCAGGCCGAATATGTGGATATCATCAGCCCTATAGGGATTTCCATATCGTACACATCCGTACGGCACAGCATCTAGAAAATCAACTCATCTCCCGATCACCGTTGATGTATGGAGGATCAGGTCATTGTCGGTCAGTGATGGCTGTAGGTTGCGCTGAGGCTGTTTGCTGCTTGTGATGCCCTCGTCAATTTCATCAGTATTGTGACCATAGATGAACCGCATGTTCCCCAAAACTGAAGCTCGATGATACAGTATTCGCACAGTCAATTGTCATATGGCCGAGCTTGTCAGTTGACAAACGCTCATTGCTGTCTTGTTGAAAAGCAAATAGTTAAGCATTGCTGTCGCCCTCATGCTCGATGTGTTCAGGACTGGTCCAGTACAGAATCAGCACtgacggtgatgatgagtAGCCTATTAACTTTTCTTCAGGACTTGAACAAGCTTTACATGTGTTtagccttccttcttcaacaaatCGCCGGCGTCTCATGCAAATCTTGACGGAACTCATGCTCTTATTCATCTTTCATCCTCACAGATCTAAGCGGTGACAAGATAAGGCCGCCCTACGTAGGTATCAAGAAGAGCAATGTCTGATGCTGTGGCTGGTCTCGGACAGGACATTCATCATtttgaccctaaccctgatTACCCCTTTTCCGGCGAGGCCGTCAGGGTGCCTGACAAGACGGTCTAGGCCCCACCTTCCCGCCGTACCGAGTCGTTGCATCGCAGCTGAGGAACAGCACCGTGACCTGTCCAGGGTCCCTGAGGTCCATGCTTTTCAGAGAGTTTGGCGCCTGCCGTCGCGTCGTTGCCGGGAAGCTTTGCAGCAGAGAGGTGCCTGCCTGAGGCCACGAGTCCCAGTACtgtagtacctacctctagtgtacctacctaggtatctactGCTGCCGTGGTGCTGACCGTCACCGTCTGCCTGGGGCTGGGAGCGGGCTGGGAGAGGTCAAGTCAAGGTGGGGGGTGGACACACACGGTCAAGAGGAGCTCCA is a genomic window containing:
- the cmd gene encoding calmodulin A, translating into MADSLTEEQVSEFKEAFSLFDKDGDGQITTKELGTVMRSLGQNPSESELQDMINEVDADNNGTIDFPEFLTMMARKMKDTDSEEEIREAFKVFDRDNNGFISAAELRHVMTSIGEKLTDDEVDEMIREADQDGDGRIDYNEFVQLMMQK